One segment of Anatilimnocola aggregata DNA contains the following:
- a CDS encoding 3-keto-disaccharide hydrolase: protein MSRFASFAALLGGLLLQTLALAGPTYTDPDKTDADFAYQGEYAGTVKEEGNELTIGVQVIALGKGKFHAVGYPGGLPGDGWNKKDKVEADGEIKDGVLVFEQDGATAHIKDGTLTIKAADKELGKLSKVNRSSPTLGAKPPMGAVVLFDGKSADAFEGGKVSEDGNLSQGSTSKQKFGSYKLHVEFRTPYQPEDRGQARGNSGVYMQGRYEVQMLDSFGLAGKMNECGGLYSVKDCDLNMCFPPLAWQTYDIDYTAAKYDESGKVTAPAKITVELNGVVIHKDVELPTDRGTTAAPVKPGPEPGPIYLQNHGNPVRYRNIWLIEKK, encoded by the coding sequence ATGTCTCGCTTTGCCTCTTTTGCCGCTTTGCTCGGCGGTCTGCTCCTTCAAACTCTGGCCCTTGCTGGACCGACTTACACCGACCCCGATAAAACGGACGCTGACTTCGCCTATCAGGGTGAATACGCCGGCACCGTCAAGGAAGAGGGGAACGAACTCACGATCGGCGTGCAAGTGATTGCGCTAGGGAAGGGTAAGTTCCACGCGGTCGGTTATCCCGGTGGTTTGCCTGGCGACGGCTGGAACAAGAAGGACAAAGTCGAAGCCGATGGCGAAATCAAGGATGGCGTGCTGGTGTTCGAACAAGACGGCGCGACGGCCCACATCAAGGACGGCACGTTGACGATCAAAGCGGCCGACAAAGAACTCGGCAAGCTCAGCAAGGTGAACCGCAGCAGCCCGACGCTGGGTGCCAAGCCGCCGATGGGCGCCGTGGTGCTGTTCGATGGCAAGAGTGCCGACGCGTTCGAGGGTGGCAAGGTCAGCGAAGACGGCAACCTGTCGCAAGGTTCGACCAGCAAACAGAAGTTCGGCAGCTACAAGTTGCACGTCGAGTTCCGCACTCCTTATCAGCCCGAAGATCGAGGCCAGGCTCGCGGCAATAGTGGCGTCTACATGCAGGGCCGCTACGAAGTGCAGATGCTCGATTCGTTTGGCCTGGCCGGCAAGATGAACGAATGTGGCGGGCTCTACTCCGTGAAGGACTGCGACTTGAACATGTGCTTTCCGCCCCTCGCCTGGCAAACGTACGACATCGATTACACGGCCGCCAAGTACGACGAATCGGGCAAAGTTACGGCCCCGGCCAAGATCACGGTTGAGCTGAACGGAGTCGTCATTCACAAAGATGTCGAGCTTCCCACAGACCGGGGCACCACTGCTGCGCCGGTGAAGCCCGGTCCGGAACCTGGACCGATCTATCTGCAGAATCACGGCAATCCGGTTCGTTACCGCAACATTTGGCTGATCGAAAAGAAGTAA
- a CDS encoding endonuclease/exonuclease/phosphatase family protein → MLTQKTLLTTFACCCVLIPSFANAQQNGEKEVPAQLRVLSYNIHHGEGTDGKLDLERIARVIKSVDPDLVALQEVDRVVPRSKQIDQPAELAKLTEMKVAFGANLPLQGGHYGNAILSRFPIAAHKNHLLPVIDSGEQRGVLLAEIEVPQLAEPLLFLATHFDHRGKDAERIASAKTINGLVSKFGDRCALLAGDLNDVHRSNAVAELQTNWTLANQTPLPTVPVDKPRQQIDFVLFRPAARWKVVEVKVLDEAVASDHLPILAVFEIKPASPPAK, encoded by the coding sequence TTGTTAACTCAAAAAACTCTCCTTACCACTTTTGCCTGTTGCTGCGTGTTGATCCCATCGTTCGCCAATGCGCAGCAAAACGGCGAAAAGGAAGTCCCGGCACAGCTTCGCGTTCTTTCGTACAACATCCATCACGGCGAAGGAACGGACGGCAAACTCGACCTGGAGCGGATTGCCCGCGTCATCAAGTCGGTCGATCCGGACCTGGTCGCTTTGCAGGAAGTCGACCGAGTGGTACCGCGATCGAAGCAAATCGATCAGCCTGCAGAATTGGCCAAGCTGACCGAGATGAAGGTGGCGTTCGGTGCCAACTTGCCGTTGCAAGGGGGCCACTACGGTAACGCGATCCTGTCGCGGTTTCCCATTGCGGCTCACAAGAATCACTTGCTGCCCGTAATCGACAGTGGCGAGCAGCGGGGAGTTCTGCTGGCGGAGATTGAAGTGCCGCAGTTGGCCGAGCCACTGCTGTTTTTAGCAACGCACTTCGATCATCGCGGCAAAGATGCCGAGCGAATCGCGTCGGCCAAGACGATCAACGGTTTGGTTAGCAAGTTTGGCGACCGCTGCGCACTGCTTGCTGGCGACCTCAACGATGTGCACAGGAGCAATGCCGTCGCGGAATTGCAAACGAACTGGACTCTGGCGAACCAGACTCCACTGCCGACCGTTCCCGTGGACAAGCCGAGGCAGCAAATCGATTTTGTTCTCTTTCGACCCGCGGCACGTTGGAAAGTGGTGGAAGTGAAAGTTTTGGACGAAGCGGTTGCCTCCGATCATCTTCCCATCCTGGCCGTCTTCGAAATTAAGCCGGCCAGCCCGCCCGCGAAGTAA
- a CDS encoding autotransporter-associated beta strand repeat-containing protein: protein MASDMLGSSVVCRKSRLGSGRKVHAKNLKCVKRRRLFLESLEDRALMAALYWDPDGNTTNNNLTTGAGLGGAGTWNTSSAGRWVDSSNNPVTWTNGNEAVFWGTSTAAKTVTVTTVSASAITLKTTGYTLGSSTLTLTSPATITTETGVSATISSVVAGSAGLSKVGTGTLTLSGTNTYAGTTSLGGGTLIASNNAALGSSAVANSTIVSDGATLDVRASIAEPLSIAGAGVGGTTGALVSGSSGSVSGAVSLAGDVSLGGTGTLTISGAVSGGFGLTKVGGGRTALNGTNTYTGITTVEGGTLQLGRRSSLYNAATASWTDGNITVNSGATQRREPFLARVKKS from the coding sequence ATGGCGTCTGACATGTTAGGTAGTTCGGTTGTTTGTCGCAAATCACGCTTGGGTTCTGGAAGAAAAGTTCACGCCAAAAACTTGAAGTGCGTCAAACGACGCCGACTCTTTCTCGAGTCGCTTGAAGATCGCGCGCTGATGGCGGCGCTTTATTGGGATCCAGACGGGAACACGACGAACAACAACCTTACCACTGGAGCGGGGTTGGGCGGCGCTGGTACGTGGAACACCTCCTCGGCTGGCCGCTGGGTGGATAGCAGCAACAATCCGGTCACTTGGACGAACGGAAATGAAGCTGTCTTCTGGGGAACATCTACAGCAGCCAAGACAGTGACTGTCACGACAGTTTCGGCTTCCGCAATTACGCTAAAGACGACTGGGTATACGCTCGGCAGTAGCACTCTCACGCTGACCAGTCCCGCGACAATCACCACCGAGACGGGTGTTAGCGCTACGATTAGCTCTGTCGTCGCTGGCAGTGCTGGCCTGTCGAAGGTCGGTACTGGTACGCTCACGCTGAGCGGTACAAATACCTATGCCGGGACGACATCTCTGGGTGGCGGTACCCTCATTGCCTCGAATAACGCAGCGCTTGGCTCCAGTGCCGTAGCTAACTCAACCATCGTCTCTGACGGAGCAACGTTGGATGTGCGGGCGTCAATCGCAGAGCCTTTGAGCATTGCAGGTGCGGGAGTTGGTGGCACAACCGGCGCGCTCGTTAGCGGCTCATCAGGCAGTGTATCGGGAGCCGTTTCCCTCGCTGGCGATGTCTCGCTGGGAGGCACTGGAACCTTGACGATTTCGGGGGCAGTATCCGGAGGCTTTGGGCTAACCAAAGTAGGTGGTGGCCGCACGGCATTGAATGGAACAAACACCTACACCGGTATTACTACAGTGGAAGGTGGCACCCTACAGTTGGGAAGGCGCTCGTCGCTTTATAATGCAGCCACAGCCAGTTGGACGGACGGAAATATCACTGTCAATTCGGGTGCCACCCAACGCCGTGAACCCTTTTTGGCGAGAGTGAAAAAGTCTTGA
- a CDS encoding transposase codes for MSHQDPSRSQQGRSQVVVAEFQADQLKQSLERLLGEGDWGAIRFRDDCTWGPRQLAATALLWAWSDELTLGDRFFAARRLAQFLFAPQQEFASSVQAFMKLLLRWTVLLVGVLQVTFRRQMQRALPTLWRVHGLVLFGIDGSRVDVPRSKSHEAAHAPVRDGKGRKLKRNRRQKPRTAIHSRKASVPQMWLTLLFHVGTGLPWSWRIGPTGSSEREHWLAMLDELPSNALITADAGFVGYDCLRAVVNSGRHFLVRVGSNVRLLYKLGFSREVVGTVYLWPDRAARRSQPPLVLRLVVATGGKYPVYLLTSVGEEELSRGQVLDVYRRRWGVELFFRHLKQTYQRRKLRSTNAAHARLELEWSLLGLWSMALDAQVQATRVQLDPTQLSLAGVWRTYRRLMRDYRHPLARQQSLPHQLPQAVRDTYERANKSSRNYPRKKRPDPPAGSPEFLLATKSQIHRARYLTTAA; via the coding sequence ATGTCGCATCAAGACCCTAGTCGAAGTCAGCAAGGTCGAAGTCAGGTTGTCGTTGCCGAGTTCCAAGCGGATCAGCTCAAGCAGTCACTGGAGCGATTGCTCGGCGAGGGGGACTGGGGTGCGATTCGGTTTCGTGACGACTGCACGTGGGGCCCACGGCAATTGGCGGCCACGGCGTTGCTCTGGGCTTGGTCGGATGAACTCACGCTGGGGGACCGCTTCTTTGCTGCCCGCAGATTAGCTCAATTTCTGTTTGCGCCGCAACAGGAGTTTGCCAGTTCGGTGCAAGCCTTCATGAAGTTGCTGCTGCGTTGGACGGTGCTGCTGGTCGGCGTATTGCAGGTGACGTTTCGACGGCAGATGCAGCGTGCATTACCCACCCTTTGGCGAGTTCATGGCCTGGTCCTCTTCGGCATTGATGGCAGCCGAGTCGACGTGCCGCGAAGCAAGTCACACGAGGCGGCACATGCTCCGGTTCGCGATGGTAAGGGACGAAAACTCAAACGCAATCGTCGCCAGAAACCGCGCACCGCGATTCACTCGCGCAAGGCAAGCGTCCCGCAAATGTGGTTGACCCTGCTGTTTCACGTCGGCACAGGACTGCCTTGGTCGTGGCGAATCGGTCCGACCGGCAGTAGCGAGCGCGAGCATTGGTTGGCGATGCTCGACGAACTTCCGAGCAATGCCCTGATCACCGCCGATGCTGGCTTCGTGGGTTACGATTGTCTGCGCGCCGTTGTTAACAGTGGTCGCCATTTCCTGGTGCGAGTCGGTTCGAATGTGCGTCTGCTGTACAAGCTGGGCTTCTCCCGCGAAGTCGTTGGCACGGTGTATCTCTGGCCCGATCGTGCTGCCCGTCGCAGTCAGCCGCCGCTCGTGTTACGCCTCGTCGTGGCCACTGGTGGAAAGTATCCGGTCTACTTGCTCACCAGCGTCGGAGAAGAAGAATTATCGCGCGGGCAAGTCCTCGACGTTTACCGTCGTCGCTGGGGCGTGGAACTCTTCTTTCGCCACTTGAAGCAAACGTATCAGCGCCGCAAACTTCGCAGCACCAATGCCGCGCATGCGCGTTTGGAGTTGGAGTGGTCGCTGCTGGGACTATGGAGCATGGCGCTCGATGCTCAGGTCCAAGCGACGCGCGTACAACTAGATCCTACTCAACTCAGCCTAGCGGGCGTCTGGCGCACGTATCGGCGGCTGATGCGCGACTATCGACATCCGCTGGCTCGGCAACAATCGCTCCCCCACCAACTCCCTCAAGCAGTGCGCGACACCTACGAGCGAGCCAACAAATCCAGCCGCAACTATCCTCGCAAAAAACGTCCCGACCCGCCCGCTGGCTCTCCCGAGTTCCTACTCGCCACCAAGTCCCAAATCCATCGCGCCCGCTACCTCACGACCGCTGCCTAA